CGGCGGCGGCCGGCGCGCTGTTCATCGACACAGAGACAACGGGGCTTTCGGGCGGTACCGGCACGCTACCGTTCCTCGTGGGGGTCGGCCGCTTCGTCGACGGGCGCGGCCTGGTCGTCGAGCAGTTCCTGTGTCGGGATCCCTCGGAGGAGCGCGCGCAGCTCGAGCTAGTCCGGGAGCGGCTCGCCGCGGCGACGTACCTCGTGTCGTTCAACGGCCGGGCGTTCGACGCGCCGCTCCTCAACACGCGCTTCGTCATGCAGCGCCTCTCGAACCCGGGGTACGCGCGGCCACACCTCGACCTCCTGCACGTCGCACGGCGCATCTTCGGCCGGAGGCTCGACGATAGGAGCCTCGGCGCGCTCGAGGCGGCGGTGCTCGGGTTCCGGCGCGTCGGCGATATCCCGGGCGCCGAGATCCCGGCCGCGTACGCCGCCTTCCTGCGCGGCGGGCCGATCGAGCAGATGGTCGCGATCCTCGAGCACAACGCCTTGGACCTCGTGGCGCTCGCGGCGCTCGGCGGCGTGCTCGCGCGGATGTACGCGGATCCGGAGTCGGTCGAGCACGCGGCGGATCACCTCGGCCTCGCGCGGGCCGCCTTCGACTTCGGGCAGCGCGACGCCGGGTGGCGTCACCTCGACGGCGCGGCCGAGCGGGCGGAGGGGGCGGATCGCGCGGCGGCGCTGCACATGGCCGCGGTCGAGGCGTCGCGACGACGCGAGTTCGAGAGGGCGCGCGACCTCCTTCTGGAGATCACCGCCACCGAGCCGGACGACGGGTTCGCGCAGCTCGCGCTCGCCAAACTGTACGAGCACAGGTTCCGCGACCTCGCGGCGGCTGGAAGGCATGCGCTGCGCGCCGCGGTCGTCGAGGGTGAGGAGGCATCCGCGCGGCGGATCTCGCGACTCGAGCGGAAGGGATGGAGGCGCGAATGACGAGATCTTGGGGAATCGTCGCGGCGGCGTGCGTCGCGGCGGCGTGCAGCGGAGGCGACACGTTGATCATCGCTCAGCCGGCGAACGGGACGCCCCCGGCAACGGTTGAGCCCGGGGCTGTGGGAGAACAAGCGAGCGGGGACAGGACGGCCCCGGATGCAGGCGGGCCCGTCGCCGCGTCGCCGAGCGCAACCGCATCGTCGGAACCCGCGCCACCACCCGCTTCGCCGGCGGCACGGACGATCCGCTTCGCGTGGTGCCCGTCTCCGCGCGCGGCCGCGTCGTACGCCATGGAGGAGCCCGAGGATCAGCATCGTATCGTCTTAACACCAGGGGTGATCCCGGGCGGGCGATTTCCTGTCGTGATCGGGTTTCACGGTCAGCCCAAGCGCGGCAAGCCGCCGCGCGACTACTGGTTCCCGGGCTTCGTTGCGGACCGCGTGACGGCGCTCGTGGCCGAGCGCGCGATCCGACCGGTCGTCCTCGTGCTCCCGGTGTTCCGCTACGAGGGCGGCAACTGGCCGTGGTTCGACCCCGCGCGCTTCGAGAAGGAGGTCGTCGCGCGGCTCGCGAGCGAAGGGATCGAGGCGGGTGACGTCTACGCGTTCGGCCATTCGGGCGCCGCGGGTTGCGGCGGCGGCGGGCTCAACTTCGCGCACCTCATGAAGCCCGCGGCGGTGGGCTTCTTCGACACCTGCCTCGGTGCCGGCTGGCGCGAGGCGCTCGGCGCGCTGCGGGCGGCGAGGATTCCGACCCTCGACGTCCGCTCGGTCGAGACCGCGGGGTTCTCGCCCCGC
This region of Pseudomonadota bacterium genomic DNA includes:
- a CDS encoding ribonuclease H-like domain-containing protein translates to MNRLKSRLERRGADRPDTPAAPEAAERSAIIDDLRRRMERIAARGEGHAPERAAAPAARRAEGLPGTAVQTEHGPVHVREIAYALKHRHGEAPIDAFLGAGPALAVLSRAPDLTDAAAAGALFIDTETTGLSGGTGTLPFLVGVGRFVDGRGLVVEQFLCRDPSEERAQLELVRERLAAATYLVSFNGRAFDAPLLNTRFVMQRLSNPGYARPHLDLLHVARRIFGRRLDDRSLGALEAAVLGFRRVGDIPGAEIPAAYAAFLRGGPIEQMVAILEHNALDLVALAALGGVLARMYADPESVEHAADHLGLARAAFDFGQRDAGWRHLDGAAERAEGADRAAALHMAAVEASRRREFERARDLLLEITATEPDDGFAQLALAKLYEHRFRDLAAAGRHALRAAVVEGEEASARRISRLERKGWRRE